One region of Babylonia areolata isolate BAREFJ2019XMU chromosome 29, ASM4173473v1, whole genome shotgun sequence genomic DNA includes:
- the LOC143274860 gene encoding vasopressin V1a receptor-like has product MHCLFGGSGLLISTDRAAWMDRMTTLSYEETGGTTDVVGHLPGSHSLLTGSTTPPTNASYSVAEKLHRDNMTRVAKLTPFLVYIVLLMLVGLVGNSLAFLVYHRRFPHNPTRTYILAISLCDLMTNVVALIAEMTDAFFYYTFYWDWACKLLKTVMNVLCLFSGFVLVAVALERQSIVCARFPTARRQRGRTVMAALAVCCTLSVGLSVPRAVLLGSDPLEGGAYCNTQDSYWDSPFPVVYNLALIVVFLLTLVTMCVCYLRIAVHLWRHNRRSDAVKVGSDPRLTNSNSADASAERKGGVSVTVTTTTTTSSSTGCGAGKKIPTRTTLMLFVVTAVFVFNYLPYLVVEVILFVTPDSPFWNTNLSVLYVLLRSFYLNSSVNAFVYSFCSARFRYECRQLFSKTIHR; this is encoded by the exons ATGCATTGTTTGTTCGGTGGGAGCGGCCTTCTGATTTCG ACTGACAGGGCAGCCTGGATGGACAGGATGACCACGCTGAGCTATGAGGAGACAGGGGGCACTACTGATGTAGTGGGACACCTCCCCGGCTCCCACTCCTTGCTGACCGGCTCCACAACGCCGCCGACCAACGCGTCCTACAGTGTGGCGGAGAAGCTCCATCGGGACAATATGACCAGAGTGGCCAAACTGACGCCGTTCCTGGTCTACATCGTGCTGCTGATGCTGGTGGGACTTGTCGGCAACTCCCTGGCTTTCCTGGTCTACCACCGCAGGTTCCCGCACAACCCTACCAGGACCTACATCCTGGCCATCAGCCTCTGCGACCTGATGACCAACGTGGTGGCTCTCATCGCGGAGATGACCGACGCTTTCTTCTACTACACCTTCTACTGGGACTGGGCGTGCAAGCTGTTGAAGACGGTCATGAACGTCCTGTGCCTCTTCTCCGGTTTCGTGCTGGTGGCGGTGGCGCTGGAGAGACAGAGCATCGTGTGCGCCCGGTTCCCCACCGCCAGGCGGCAGAGAGGGAGGACGGTGATGGCCGCTCTGGCCGTCTGCTGCACGCTGTCTGTCGGCTTGTCCGTGCCCCGCGCTGTGCTGCTCGGCAGCGACCCCCTTGAGGGAGGTGCCTACTGCAACACCCAGGATTCCTACTGGGACAGCCCTTTCCCTGTGGTCTACAACCTGGCCCTGATAGTGGTGTTCCTGCTCACCTTGGTCACCATGTGTGTCTGCTACCTGCGGATCGCAGTCCACCTGTGGCGGCACAACCGACGGAGTGACGCGGTGAAAGTGGGTTCGGATCCCAGGCTGACAAACAGCAACAGCGCGGACGCGAGCGCAGAGCGGAAGGGAGGTGTGAGTGTGacggtgaccaccaccaccaccacctcctcctccacaggcTGTGGCGCAGGGAAGAAAATCCCCACCCGCACCACCCTGATGCTCTTCGTGGTGACGGCCGTCTTCGTCTTCAACTACCTGCCCTACCTGGTGGTGGAGGTCATCCTCTTCGTCACACCCGACAGTCCCTTCTGGAACACCAACCTGAGTGTGCTGTATGTCTTGCTGCGATCCTTCTACCTCAACAGCTCTGTCAACGCCTTTGTCTACAGCTTCTGCTCTGCACGCTTCCGCTACGAATGCCGGCAGTTGTTTAGTAAAACGATCCATCGTTGA